TATAGCAGAATGTATGCTTAAAAATTGGGATGTAGTAGTAATGAAGTGTTATAATTAATAAAATTAGCTATATATAGGTTATTCTATACAATAGCTAATTTTTTTTATTCTTTAGGAATTTATAATGCAGCAGAATCTTTTGATAATATATAAGAAATGCTATTTAAATTAGTTGTGTATAAGAAAAGAATAAAAAACAAATCATATTCGCCTGCATAAAATGTTCTTATATGCAGCATAGCTGCTCTTTCTAAGGTGCACATTTTTCTCACATACGTTCGAAAAGGCAGATGCGTAAAAAAAATCTCCGGCTCCACAGTCGCCTGCGATTTTTTTATTTTGCAGTAATATTTTATAATTCAAGAATAGGTATTTACTTTATTAATAGGGCAATTCGCATGTAATAAGAAAATTGCTTATTTCATTTTCATTGAGATAGACATCTCCAATTATTCCATGAGTTTTCTTATTAGTATCAAGACTATGAAAATCTGAACCAGCCGTATAAATCATATTTTTAGTATATGCCGTTTTTATGAAGTATTCAGTATCTTCATTTGTATTACTAAAATATTTTGCTTCAATACCATTAAAATTCATTTCTATAATATCATTGAAATTAGCTTTAGTTAAAATGACTGGATGTGCTAAAACAACTATTGCACCAAAAAATCTTAATATATCAATTCCTGTTTTCACATATAATTTATACTTTGAATCGTAAAATTTAATATCATTTTTAAATAACGATTTAATAGGTGAAATTGTATGATCTTTTATGTTTTTTAATATCTTAAGGAAAAGTTCATTTTTATAACTATCATCTTTAAAATAGCCTAATATATGAACCTTAGACCCTTTATACGAAGTAGAAAGTTCAATTCCAGGAATGACTTTAACACCAAATTTTTCTCCGACTAAAATAGCTTCATCGATACCAGCTGTAGTATTATGGTCAGTTAATGCAATAATATCTATATTTTTTTTCTTGCAAAGCATAACTATTTCTTGTGGAGTATGTTTACCATCTGAAAAGGTTGAGTGTATATGAAAATCACCTCTATGATACATCTTAATGCCTCTTGTAATATTATATGTATTTAATATATGATTATAAATCCCAATTGATATTGTTTTAAGAAAACTAAAAATTACTTATTTTATTGAATAATAAACCATATAAAACATTATATTCATGAGTAACCATAAATTTTACAACTAGTGAACTAGCTATAATGTGTTGAAGAATGTCGAAAATATGGTAAAATTAAAATATGGACAAGTTAAAGAGTTTGTATTTCTTTGAAAACGATTGTATAAGGCTATTTAAAGTTTGAAATATCAAAAAAGAGGGGAAAGCTAATGAAGAAAGCATTTTTAAAAAAGATAATTATCGCTGTTGTTTTAAGTATAACAAGTACTACCTTATTACCATTGGGAATATCAGCCGAATGGAGGCAAAATTATGATAAAACACTAAGTTACACGGATGGAAATTCAGTTGTTAAAGGATGGATGAAAATTTCAGGAGCCTGGTATTATTTTAATTTTGATGGGAAGATGAAAACAGATTGGGTTAGTGATAATGGAACTTGGTATTATATGAATAATTTAGGAATAATGCAAACTGGTTGGATAAAAAATGATGGCAAATGGTATTACTTAAATAAAACTGGAGCAATGGAAAGAGGCTGGATAAAAGATAAAGAGAAATGGTATTATCTAGATTCGAGTGGAGCGATGCAGATAGGTTGGATAAAAGACAATGGTAAATGGTATTATACTGATAATTCAGGAGCAATGCAAATTGGAAATATAAATATTGGTGGTAAAGTATATTATCTAAACGAATCTGGTGAGTTAAAAGAAAATAAATATTCAATTAACACATCAACCTCTATAAAATTAGGTAAAAACAAAGAAGAAGTATACGGAGGCAGTGAATTAGTTGATATAAGTGAATTACCAAGTCTGCCACAAAATTATTCTATAAGTATACAAGAAGCTGCTGAAAATAAAATACTTGAGTTAATGAATCAAAAAAGAAATGAAGCAGGATTACCATTGTTAGTATTGGACAATACATTGGTAAAGATAGCAAGGTATAAAAGTAATCATATGATACAAAATGATTATTTTGATCATACAACGCCTATCGGAGAAAAATGGACAAACTGGTTAGAAGCTATTAATTATAAATATACTACAACAGGAGAAAATATAGCATACAATAATTACGATCCATTTGAATTATTTGATCAATGGTGGAATTCTCCGGGCCATAGAGCAAATATGATGAATGCATCATATACTAAAGTTGGTATAGGTGTAATTAAAGGAAATGAAAAATATATGGGAACACAAACATTTTCAAATTAGTTAAATATTAAATTATTAAAAATGCTGTTAATTATAATTTTTTAGAATTAACAGCATTTTTTATATAGTTCTAATTTTTTGAGTTAGCAGACATGGAATAACAATGTATTCAATTTATAAATTAATATTGTATCCGTACAATTTACTGTTATAGATTTATATGATATTTTATTTATATTAAACATTTAATAAGAAAGGAGGGAGATTTGATGAATAATAAATTTGTATATGCACCAGGCCCTACGAGTGTGAGGGAAAATGTTAGATTAGAGAGAGCTAAAATAACTACAAATCCAGATGTTGATGAAGAATTTG
The window above is part of the Clostridium saccharoperbutylacetonicum N1-4(HMT) genome. Proteins encoded here:
- a CDS encoding PHP domain-containing protein, with translation MYHRGDFHIHSTFSDGKHTPQEIVMLCKKKNIDIIALTDHNTTAGIDEAILVGEKFGVKVIPGIELSTSYKGSKVHILGYFKDDSYKNELFLKILKNIKDHTISPIKSLFKNDIKFYDSKYKLYVKTGIDILRFFGAIVVLAHPVILTKANFNDIIEMNFNGIEAKYFSNTNEDTEYFIKTAYTKNMIYTAGSDFHSLDTNKKTHGIIGDVYLNENEISNFLITCELPY
- a CDS encoding CAP domain-containing protein, giving the protein MKKAFLKKIIIAVVLSITSTTLLPLGISAEWRQNYDKTLSYTDGNSVVKGWMKISGAWYYFNFDGKMKTDWVSDNGTWYYMNNLGIMQTGWIKNDGKWYYLNKTGAMERGWIKDKEKWYYLDSSGAMQIGWIKDNGKWYYTDNSGAMQIGNINIGGKVYYLNESGELKENKYSINTSTSIKLGKNKEEVYGGSELVDISELPSLPQNYSISIQEAAENKILELMNQKRNEAGLPLLVLDNTLVKIARYKSNHMIQNDYFDHTTPIGEKWTNWLEAINYKYTTTGENIAYNNYDPFELFDQWWNSPGHRANMMNASYTKVGIGVIKGNEKYMGTQTFSN